The proteins below come from a single Prolixibacter sp. NT017 genomic window:
- a CDS encoding LacI family DNA-binding transcriptional regulator → MGNRYISLKDLANELHVSISTVSRALKDHPDISVEMRQKVKKLAQERNYSPNPLAMGLLKQTTGMIGVIVPDVVTHFYASIIAGIESLARKKGYFVVIASSGESYEKEVEAVENLVKARVDGLIVCLSQETQTYHHFEKIIEQNIPLVFFDRVCLENRVSCVTADNIDASKRIVHHFKNQGYKRIAFISGPRHLNISKERLAGYMEGLNEAGYPFSPELVEQCNLSLESAKSAMSRLLQLPNPPDAVFGINDTVAFGAMKEIKEQKLRIPKDIGLVGFTDEFHATVVEPPLTSITHPTFKIGQEAAKQFFKRMKYQDTHHVSILKTNLIERASSVRNR, encoded by the coding sequence ATGGGGAATCGGTATATTTCGTTGAAAGATCTGGCAAACGAACTGCATGTTTCTATATCGACCGTTTCCAGAGCACTGAAAGATCATCCGGATATCAGTGTGGAAATGCGGCAGAAAGTAAAAAAGCTGGCGCAGGAGAGAAACTATTCTCCTAATCCGCTGGCCATGGGATTACTGAAACAGACGACCGGGATGATAGGTGTTATTGTTCCTGATGTGGTAACCCATTTTTATGCTTCTATCATTGCCGGGATTGAAAGCCTTGCACGAAAAAAAGGCTATTTTGTTGTGATTGCCAGTTCGGGCGAATCATACGAAAAAGAGGTTGAAGCCGTTGAAAACCTGGTAAAAGCAAGAGTAGACGGCCTGATTGTATGCCTAAGTCAGGAAACACAAACCTACCACCATTTCGAAAAAATAATCGAACAAAATATTCCGCTGGTTTTCTTCGACCGGGTTTGCCTGGAAAACCGGGTTTCTTGCGTTACTGCAGACAATATAGATGCTTCCAAGCGAATTGTACACCATTTTAAAAACCAAGGCTACAAGCGTATTGCATTCATATCCGGACCTCGTCATTTAAATATTTCAAAGGAACGATTAGCTGGTTACATGGAAGGTTTGAATGAAGCTGGTTATCCTTTTTCTCCAGAGTTGGTTGAACAGTGTAATTTAAGTTTGGAGTCAGCCAAATCAGCCATGAGTCGACTGTTACAATTACCCAATCCTCCCGATGCTGTTTTTGGTATCAATGACACAGTTGCTTTCGGTGCGATGAAGGAAATAAAGGAACAAAAACTACGAATCCCAAAAGACATTGGTTTAGTGGGATTTACAGATGAGTTCCATGCAACGGTCGTGGAGCCTCCACTAACCTCCATCACACATCCGACATTTAAAATTGGCCAGGAAGCGGCTAAACAATTTTTTAAAAGGATGAAGTATCAAGACACACATCATGTTAGCATCCTCAAAACAAATCTAATAGAAAGAGCCTCGTCGGTACGAAATAGGTAA
- a CDS encoding glycoside hydrolase family 43 protein has translation MTRLLSYIYLGLISLCCFSLSGCSSGAKSKTAHFSKDGFVAHFDYFNYRGDDDFYKQNPLPGDDYFYNPILPGWYSDPSICKNGDDYFLVTSTFSYFPGVPIFHSKDLVNWKQIGNVLDRPSQLKLNGQRVSQGIFAPAISYNPHNQTYYMITTNVGGGNFFVKTKDPFGEWSDPVWLPDVHGIDPSFFFDDDGKAYIVNNDEPVGGSKYEGHRAIRIQQFDVEKEKTFGPRIMLVNGGVNLAEKPIWIEGPHMYKINGKYYLMCAEGGTSVNHSEVIFRGDTPMGKFTPWDKNPILTQKNLDPNRPVPITCAGHADLVQKGNGEWWAVFLACRPIGNKFENLGRETFLLPIKWSDDGFPYITKGNEVVPRIVRMVGVKRDSICTFGNFEKDDDFNSGKLDDEWMTLREPIDSLYSLTSNPGYLSLKCADVSSTELKAPAYVCRRMQHHKFVCTTKLYFEPTNEKETAGLLLLKDEKHQYFLSVGKLDGGRKVSLEKITDSGDFTLASNRIAGGTTPIRLKVVSKGKTYDFYYASGDGAWQSLCKDIDAYYLSTANSFGFTGTTIGMYATRK, from the coding sequence ATGACTAGACTGCTTTCTTACATTTATTTGGGGCTGATCTCTTTGTGTTGTTTTTCGCTTTCGGGTTGTTCCTCTGGCGCAAAATCAAAAACAGCTCATTTCTCGAAAGATGGTTTTGTAGCCCATTTTGATTATTTCAATTATCGTGGGGACGATGATTTTTACAAACAAAATCCTTTGCCGGGCGACGATTACTTCTACAATCCGATTTTGCCCGGATGGTATTCCGACCCCAGCATTTGTAAAAATGGCGATGATTATTTTCTTGTAACATCCACTTTTTCATATTTCCCTGGTGTACCGATTTTTCATAGTAAAGACCTGGTAAATTGGAAGCAAATCGGGAACGTTCTGGACAGGCCTTCTCAATTAAAGCTCAATGGACAACGAGTAAGCCAGGGAATTTTTGCTCCGGCTATAAGTTATAATCCCCATAACCAGACTTACTATATGATTACCACCAATGTTGGAGGCGGAAATTTCTTCGTGAAAACAAAAGATCCGTTTGGTGAATGGTCCGATCCTGTTTGGTTACCTGACGTGCATGGAATTGATCCTTCTTTCTTTTTCGATGATGACGGTAAAGCATACATTGTCAATAATGACGAGCCGGTTGGTGGTTCGAAATATGAAGGACATCGGGCCATCCGTATTCAACAGTTTGATGTAGAAAAGGAGAAAACGTTTGGTCCAAGGATTATGTTGGTTAATGGTGGGGTGAACCTCGCTGAAAAGCCGATATGGATTGAGGGGCCTCACATGTATAAGATCAATGGTAAGTATTACCTGATGTGTGCGGAGGGAGGCACATCGGTCAATCATTCGGAAGTGATATTCAGAGGCGATACACCTATGGGAAAATTCACTCCCTGGGACAAAAATCCAATTCTGACTCAGAAGAATCTTGACCCGAACCGGCCTGTTCCAATTACATGTGCAGGCCATGCAGATTTGGTACAGAAGGGAAACGGAGAATGGTGGGCCGTTTTTCTGGCGTGTCGTCCCATCGGGAATAAGTTTGAGAACCTGGGACGTGAGACTTTTTTGTTGCCTATAAAATGGAGCGATGATGGCTTCCCATACATAACAAAGGGTAATGAGGTAGTTCCCAGAATCGTTCGCATGGTGGGTGTGAAAAGAGATTCAATTTGCACATTTGGGAATTTCGAAAAGGACGATGATTTTAACTCCGGGAAGCTGGATGATGAATGGATGACTTTAAGAGAACCGATCGATTCCCTTTACTCTTTAACTAGTAATCCCGGATATTTAAGCCTTAAGTGTGCGGATGTTTCCTCTACAGAGCTGAAAGCTCCCGCTTATGTTTGTCGAAGAATGCAACATCACAAATTTGTATGCACGACAAAATTGTATTTCGAGCCAACCAATGAAAAAGAAACCGCCGGACTTTTGCTCTTGAAAGATGAAAAGCATCAATATTTTCTTTCAGTAGGAAAACTGGATGGAGGCAGAAAAGTAAGTCTTGAGAAGATAACGGATTCAGGAGACTTCACTTTAGCAAGTAATCGGATTGCCGGAGGAACTACCCCAATTCGATTGAAAGTTGTTTCCAAAGGAAAGACTTATGACTTTTACTATGCATCCGGCGATGGAGCTTGGCAAAGCCTTTGCAAGGATATAGATGCTTATTATTTATCCACCGCCAATTCATTTGGATTTACGGGAACAACCATTGGAATGTATGCTACACGCAAGTAG